TGATCTTCTGAATGGGCTAAGGTATCGGTATTGTTTGAGGTAAGCAAGTTTTTGATTTGCTTGAGTTCAAAGCCTCGTTCTTTAAAAAAGAGAATCTGTTGTAAGGTGTTAATCTCTTTTTCACCATAAAAGCGGTAGCCACTGTCCATTTTACGAGAAGGTAGAAGGAGTCCAATCTCTTCATAGTAACGAAGGGTACGGGTGCTGACACCGGATAAGTCGGCTAATTTCCGAATAGAATAGGTCATGCTTGTTTCTCTCTTTGTTTCTGATCTTGCAAGATGTTTGGATGGGGTTTAGAGCTCAGTAGGTTTTATAGATTGAACAGTTCAATGCGCAGTAGTTGTCTGACAGGTAAAGTATTACATTGTCCATATTTTACAGGTCTAGTCAACCTTGCGAGATGAGACGATGAAATGGAGATTTTGGATAACCATCTCTGTCTCACTCTCAGTATACAACTTACCGTAACGTCAATGTCAAGAGGTTTGTAAGAAAATACGAAAAAAATGCCGCTTCGGGCATTTTTATGAATCATGGAACTAGAGATAGTCCAATAATCGTGCAACAAACTGGCTGGTGCTGAGGGCTCTTGTGCTGCAGGCTTGTGCTAGGTCTGCTGTCATTTCTTGATTTGCGATAGCTGTTTCAATTGCTTTTTGGATACGATCTGCTACTTCCTGCCAGCCGATATAAGAAAAGAGCATGGCTCCAGATAGGAGTAGGGAGCAGGGATTTGCTTGATTTTTTCCAGCGATATCTGGCGCTGTACCATGTGTGGCTTCAAAAATAGCATGACCAGTTTCATAATTGATATTGGCTCCTGGAGAAATGCCAATCCCTCCGACTTGTGCAGCAAGAGCATCACTAGCGTAATCACCGTTGAGGTTTGTCAAGACAATCACGTCAAATTTTTCAGGATGTAGGAGGGCTTGCTGGAAGAAATTGTCTGCAATGATGTCATTAATCTGTAGTTTTCCACTCTGTAGGTATGGACCATATTCTTGCTGAGCGAGTTCATAGCCCCATTTCCGAAAACCGCCCTCGGTGAATTTTTGAATATTTCCCTTATGAACGAGTGTAATACGCCGTAAATCATTGGCTAGGGCGTATTCGATTGCAGCACGGATGATTCGCTTACTTCCTTCAATCGAAATGGGTTTGATACCAATGCTAGAGCTAGCAGGAAATCGAATCTGATTGACCTTCATCTCGGTTTGGAGAAAGTGGATAAGTGTCTGAACTTCTGCTGTTTGGGCCTCCCATTCAATTCCGGCATAGATGTCTTCTGTATTTTCTCGGAAAACAACCATATTTGTTTTTTCCGGATGTTTGAGGGGGCTCTCGATTCCTTGGAAATAACGAACGGGTCGTTGGCAGGCATAGAGATCAAGTTCTTGGCGTAGGGCAACATTGAGTGAACGGATTCCGCCACCGACAGGTGTTTCCAAAGGGCCTTTGATAGCAACGAGATACTGTTTTATGCTGGTCATGGTTTCAGGAGGCAACCAACTGCCTGTTTGATCATAGGCTTTTTTACCTGCCAACAGTTCGAGCCAGTCGACTTTTTTGCGCCCTTGATAGGCTTTTTCAACGGCACAATCAAAGACCTGTTGGGCTTGTTTCCAAATATCCTGTCCAATCCCGTCTCCTTCAATGTAGGGGATAATTGGGTTATCAGGGACGACCAAATGGCCTTGTTTACAATAAATGGTGTTCGACATCTTTTCTCCTTTCTAAGGGAAGGTAGGTGAGGTGTTCTGGTCCAAGGTACTGGGAACGTGGGCGAATGAGTTTATTGGCTCCTTGTTGTTCTCGGATATGGGCAATCCAACCAGCAACTCGACTCATGGCAAAAATTAAGGTGAAGATAGAGCTGTCAATGCCAAGAACATGATAGACGGTTGCCGAGTAGAAGTCGACATTTGGAATTAATCCCTTGTTATGCTTCATGTAGTCTTCAATTTCTCGAGACAGTTGGTACCAGATTTCGTGTTCTGTTCCTAGGGTTAATTCTTTTGCCATTTGGCGGAGATAGCTTTCTCTAGGGTCTTGTGTTTTATAGACGCGGTGGCCAAAGCCCATGATTTTTTCTTGGGAATCGAGTTTTTGTTGAAGATAGCTTTTGGTGTCGCCTTGCTGACGGATTTCTTGCAACATATCAAAGACTCGTTCGTTGGCTCCTCCATGAAGCGGCCCTTTTAAGGTACCAATAGCGGTTGTGACACAAGAGTAAATATCCGATAAGGTAGAGGCACAGACCCGAGCTGCAAAGGTTGATGCGTTAAGTTCATGGTCGGCATGTAAGATTAAGGCCTTATTGAGGGCTTCAATCTCTATGGGGCTTGGGAGTTTTCCGGTTAGCATATAGAGGAAATTTTCCGCAAATCCCAAGTCTTTTCGGGGAGCAATGGGGGTCTGTCCATTTCGTAGACGAGCAAAAGTTGCAATAATCGTCGGCATTTTTGCCATTAACTGAATGGCTTGCTCATAGGTAGCTTCTGCAGAACGTTCCTCTGCCTTGACATTGTAGACTCCTAGAAGACTGACGGTGGAGCGTAGTACACTCATAGGGTGGAGGTGCTTGCGCGACTGGATGAGAATGCATTGTTCCACTGCATCGCTAATGTCGTAATTTTCTCGTAATTCTTCTGTGAATTGCTGGTATTCTTTTGCGGTCGGTAGGTGCAAATGCCACAAGAGAAAAATGGTTTCTTCAAAAGAGGCATGATTATCCATTAACTCAGAAATCGCATATCCTGCATAAGCTAACTGATCATCTTTAATCGAGCTAATCCGAGTATGGCAGGCGATGAGATCTTTTAATCCATTTTCTTCTGTCATAGGCTGTCCTTTCTATTGTTTAGAGGCTGCTAGTTTCTTACGAACGACCATTGGAAGAATGCCGCCGTTTTGGTAATAGCGAATATCAGCTGCTGCATCGAATCGCAATAAGGCTTGAAAGGCGATGGAGCCATGCTCACTATATGCGACAATGTCTACGATTTCGTGAACACCGGCTTCTTTAGGGAGGTGAATGTCATAGCTTTCAAAGCCAGTTAGACCTAAGCTATCTGCTGTCTGTCCTTCTAAAAATTGTAGGGGAGCAATTCCCATCATCACGAGGTTGGAGCGATGAATGCGTTCAAAACTTTCAGCCAGCACAGCCTTGACACCGAGTAATGCAGAGCCCTTTGCAGCCCAGTCACGACTAGATCCCATACCGTAATCTTTCCCAGCAATAATGAGCGTACCGATATTTTCTGCTTGATAAGCCATGGCTGCCTCGTAAATAGGCACAATGTCTCCCTTATAGGAAGTAAAGCCACCTATCTTTCCTTGAGCGAGTTCGTTTTTTATGCGGATATTGGCAAAGGTTCCTCGCATCATCACCTCATGATTCCCCCTGCGACTACCATAGGAATTAAAGTCCATGTAGTCAACGCCATTTTCAGTCAAATACCGACCTGCTGGACTGGTGCGGGCAATATTCCCAGCTGGAGAAATATGGTCTGTTGTGACACTATCGCCAAATTTTGCAAGTGCCTTGAGATGAAGAAGGGGGCGGATGCTCAATTCTTGGTCTAACTGATGAAAATATGGAGGGTTTTGAATGTAGGTCGATTGGACTTTCCATTGGTAGCTCGTGCTTTTTGTGACAGGAATATGATTCCATTGTTGGCTAGCTGAAAAGACTTGTTGATATTCCTTTTCAAAGAGGTCACGAGTGACATATTGCTCTACATAGGTTTCGATTTCTTGCCGTGAGGGCATGATATCTTCGAGGTAGACAGGTTCATGGTCAGGAGTAAATCCTAGTGGTTGACTTGTCAAATCAATGGTCGTATTTCCTGCAAGGGCATAGGCGACAACTAATGGGGGGCTGGCTAGAAAATTGGCCTTGACTAGTGGATTGATTCGCCCTTCAAAGTTGCGGTTGCCTGATAAAACAGCAGAGACGACTAAATCGGATTCTGTAATGGCTTGTGCCAGTTCTGGTCGAAGATTTCCAGAATTTCCGATACAGGTCGTACAGCCATAACCAACGACTTGAAAACCGAGTTTGTCCAAATAAGTTTGGAGACCGGATTCTCTCAGATAGGCAGAAACGACTTTGGAGCCTGGTGCCAAGGATGTTTTGACAGTTGGTGACACCCTTAAACCTTTTGTGACTGCATTGCGGGCGAGAAGTCCTGCTGCCATTAAAACATAAGGATTTGAAGTATTGGTACAAGAGGTGATGGCAGCGATAGCGACATGTCCGGTTTGGATTGAAAAATCTTGTCCGTCAATCGTAACTGGTACGGTCTTATCTAATTCTTCTGGAGCTAGACCGAATCCTTGAGTTCCGGCCTCACGACTAATGCTAGTTTCAAATGTGGCTTTGGCATCCGCTAAATCAATCAAATCTTGTGGGCGTTTGGGACCAGCGATACTAGGTCGAATGGTTGAGAGGTCGATGGTAATGACTTTTGTATAGCTTGGTTCAAGCTGTGGATTGTAGAAAAGATGATTGGTTCTAGCGTAATATTCCGTGAGAGCGATATGGTTTTCATCCCGATTGGTTAGGCGCATATAGTTTAAGGTTTCTTGGTCAATGGGGAAGTAGCCACAGGTTGCTCCATATTCAGGAGCCATGTTGGCAATAGTAGCCCGATCTGCTAGGCTCAATTTCGAAAGACCGGGTCCGAAATATTCGACGAATTTGCCAACGACTTGTTCCTTCCGCAAGACCTGTGTAATGGTTAGGGCTAGATCAGTTGCAGTAGCAATAGTAGGGAGTTGACCAATGAAGCGTACACCGATGACTTCTGGAACAGGGAAGTAGGAAGCCTCACCAAGCATGGCAGCTTCTGCTTCAATTCCGCCAACGCCCCAACCTAGCACACCGATTCCATTGATCATGGTCGTATGGCTATCTGTTCCAAACATGGAATCAGGATAGAGAAGCCTCTCTTTTTCGATAACAACATCGCTTAAAAATTCGAGATTGACCTGATGAATAATCCCTGTTGCAGGTGGCACAGCTCGGTAATTCGCAAAGGCAGTTTCCGCCCATTTGAGAAATTCATACCGTTCATTATTTCGCTCAAATTCCAAGGTGATATTATCTTCCAAGGCTGTGTCGCAGCTAGATACATCTACCTGCACACTATGGTCAATAACTAGGTCAACTGGAATTTCAGGATTGATGAGATGGGGATTGCCACCATGAGCTAGAACAGCCTCTCGCATAGAAGCTAAATCGACGATGACAGGTACACCTGTAAAATCTTGGAGGATAACACGGCTGGGCTTAAAGGGGACTTCACCACTTGGCGATTGAGCATCATAATGGATTAGATTGCGAATGTGATTTTTTGTGACATCGTTTCCGTCATATGTACGGAGTAAACTTTCAATGAGGATCCGAATAGTATAGGGAATCTGAGAAAGCTCCTTGCCTTCTGCAGAAACGGCCTGCCTTATGTCATAGTAGCTGTAGACATGATTGTTGAAAAGCAATGTGGATTGATTGCTCATAGGATCACCTCCGTATATTTTTCCAATTTTGAAAATAATTATACAACTGCATGCTCGATTCGTCAATGACAGAATGAAGTATATGTGAGATTATATTACATGTGTTTGGAGAAGAGGTATTAGAAGAGTTGGTCAGTCAGACTTGCAGTCACAAGGAAAAATAGTTATACTAAAGAAAAGGAGAGGGGATTATGCAGATTTCAAGTCGATTTACGATTGCGACCCACGTCTTGGTCGTATTAGCCCTAGAAGGTGAGCAGACCAAAGTAACAAGCGATTACCTAGCAGCGAGCGTTGGGGTGAATCCCGTGATTATCCGTAATGTCTTATCTCAGTTAAAAGCAGCAAATCTGATTGCAGTTACAAGAGGTAAGGGTGGAGCTAGGGTTGTGCAAAACTTATCAGACATTACGCTCTACGACATTTATGAAGCTGTCGATAGTTTAGGGAAATCAGGTCAGCTTTTTGGCTTTCATGACAATCCCAATCCAAATTGCAACATTGGCCGAACAATTCATGCGGTATTAGATGGTCGCTTAGAAGTTGCGCAACGAGCCTTAGAAGCTGAACTGAATCAAACGACTTTGGCAGATTTGGTTCAAGATGCACAGGAAAAAAGCAGTATATGAAGAAAGCAAATAGAACAGGAAGAAAGATAGAGAGTAGAAGAGTGAGCGCGACAATCCTCTAGCCATTGGAATCAGCCTTAGCTTGTCTTTTGGTCCCATGTTCGGAATCATTATTGGTAATGTGTTAGGTCATCTGGCAATGGTGCTTGCAATAGGATCAGGTTTTGGGATGTTAATTGGTATCATCGTCGCTAGCTTCCGTGCTAAATCAAAGGCTCAGAAGGAAAAAGAGTAAACGTATAAGAATGAGAGTACTTGATAGGGACTGGCTTGCCAGTCTCAGATCGAAGAAAAAGTCTTTTTATTGCCACCATTCTCATGTGCTTTCGGACATCAGCGACTTCCTTCGGAGTAAAATAATCCAGTGGATTATTTTAGCCCGAGCCCAGAAACAAAGGAGCGAGGATAATCGATTTCAACGAAATCATGACTTCTGTCTTACTCCCACTTTTAGCACGGCGGAGGTGGCGGTATTGTGCTCGCTACGCTCGCAAATTTTCTAACCTTAAAACTACAGAAAATGAAATATCATTGTAATGTTTTTCTGAATTGTGAGGTTTGTCTACATTCTGAGGGACTGGCTTGCCAGTCTTTTTTATGTGAGTGGTTCGTTTATTTTATAATTTTTCGAGTTGTAACAATTGACATTACAATTGAACGGTGTTAAGATATAGTTGTAACAACAATAATTACAACAAAAGGAGAAACAAAATGAAACTAGCAGTTATTGGAGCAAATGGACAAGCAGGACAGGCGATTGTGGCAGAAGCAGTAGCCCGTGGCCATGAGGTGACAGCGATTGTTCGTTCAAGTAATCAATCTCAAGCACAAGCGGTTCTGCAAAAGGATTTATTTGACTTGGAATCAGCAGATTTGAGCGGATTTGATGCAGTAGTGAGTGCTTTTGGTGCTTTTGCTCCTGAAACATTGCCGCAACACACGACTTCTTTGGAGCATGTAGCGAGTATTTTGGCTGGAAGCGACACGCGACTTTTAGTAGTTGGTGGGGCAGGAAGTTTGTATCTGGATGATAGCCTGACTACTCAACTCTATCAGACACCTGATTTTCCAGAAGATTTCTTCCCATTGGCAGAGGCGATGAGTAAGGGCTTGGCAGCACTCCGTAAGGTATCAAAGGTCAATTGGACCTATATCAGTCCTGCGGCAGATTTTGAAGTAGATTATCCAAAAACAGGTGAGTATCTTCTTGCTGGGGAAGTCTTTACGGTGAATCAAGCTGGTGAAAGCAAGATGAGCTATGCAGACTATGCGATTGCCATGGTGGATGAAATCGAAAATGGAAATCATCTGAATGAGCGGATTTCTGTTCTTGGAAAGTAGGTTGATTTCATGTATCCTTACCACAGTCAGATTTACCTAGGAGAAGTTGCGCTTTATGTGGAGGATGTGTATCGGGTTAGTCAATTTTATCAGCAGATACTAGGCTTAGCAGTGCTTGCAGAAACTGACACAGAGGTCCTATTAGGAGTAGGCAAGGAAGGGCTTGTTCGTCTGTTACCTGCTACTCAAGGGAAATCCAGGACGTGTGGTCTTTATCATCTAGCCCTTTTAGTCCCTGAGCGAAAAGACTTGGCAGCTATCTTTAAACGCTTGGTGGAGAACCGCATTTCGATGGTGGGAGGTTCAGATCATGGCTATAGCGAAGCTATTTATTTGGAAGATCCAGAAGGAAATGGTATCGAACTCTATTATGATAAGGATGTGATGCAGTGGGATATCCGAGAAGATGGGCGAATTGTTGGTGTGACGGAGGAATTGGCTGTGCAAGAATTGTATGAAGATGGGGCCTATACAGAGCCTTTTCAGCTAGCAAGAGGCACTCGCATGGGGCATGTCCATTTATCTGTTCGAGAAAGTCAGCCAGCCAGTGCATTTTATCGAGCCTTGCTAGGGTTGGAGGATAAATTTTCTATACCGACAGGCAGTTGGTTGGCTTCTGGCGATTATCATCACCACCTTGCTGTTAATGAATGGTCGGGAAAACACCTTAAACCACATCAAAAAGGTCAAGCAGGTCTGGCATATTTTACCGTTCTTGTCGAAAGCAAGGAATATTTACTGGCGGTGTACGAACGGGCAATCCATTTAGGAGTTTCTGTTCGATGGCTTCAGTCTCGTCTGCTCGAACTCACTGATACTGACGGCATTGTCGTGCGGGTTGGTATGAAATAAGTGATAGAAAGGGAAGTACAAATGAAAAAAATCGGAAACCTCACATGCTTTTTTAGTAGTCTGGTTGTCTTAGAATTTCTCTATATTTTTTATCTGGAGACCATTATGACTGCTTCAGAGACTACTTCGCGCGTCTTTGCCATTCCTGTTGAGGTGCTAAAGACGGATACGGTTCAATTACTCTTTCAAAATCAGGGTGTCTACAATCTGATGATTGCTGTCGTACTTGTTTACACCTTAGTTTTCAGTAAAAATAAGGTTGAACTGCTATTGGTAACGCTGATTTATATTTTAGTCGTGGCTCTTTATGGTGGTTGGACTAGCGATATCAGTATTTTCTTCAAACAAGGAAGTGTCCCTCTCTTAGCAACACTTAGTCTGGCCTATGATATTGCAAAAAATAGGAAGGATTGAGACATCAATGAAGTGGTGGAAAATTATTGGTCTAGGGGGAGTTTTCATGCTCGTGCTAGCCTATGTAGGGACTTCCTTTTACTTTGCGAAAAGTATTGTAAAACCTACTCCGATGACCTTAGCTGAGGAAGAAGCATGGGAAAAAGAGCATGGCCTGTGGAATGATTTTGACCAATATGAGGTAGAAGAGTATACCGTTAAGGGGGTGGATGATTATCCCTTGCATGTGACCTTGGTCAAGGCAGCGGATCCTAATAGTAAAAAGTATGTGATTATCACCCACGGCTTTCGTTCCAATCGAAATGGAGCCGCCAAGTATGTGGAAGTCTATCGTAGCTTGGGCTATCACTGCATTATCTATGATGTTCGTGGCCATGGGAAGAATGCTCCAGCCACAGTGACATTGGGTAATGTCGAGTCAAAAGATCTTCTGTATTTGATTGAAGATAGTTACCAACGCTATGGTTCTGATAGTTATCTAGGACTTCAGGGGGAGTCAATGGGCAGCTCCATTTCGCTAAACGCCTTACAATACCAACCCAAGGTTCAATTTGTCGTAGCAGATTGTGGTTTTACCAATCTGTATGACTTAATTGCGGCTGGTTATCAGGCCAATCACGTCAGTTTTCTCATGCCGGGAGTTAGTTGGATGACCAAACATATTTACGGTGTTGATATGAAAGAAACTAGTGCCATTGATGCAGTTGCAAACAATCAGAGCATTCCAATCACCTTTATCCATGGTGCAGATGATCGATTTATTTTACCTGAAAATAGTCAGCAATTGGCGGAGAAAAATCCGACTCCAGACACAGTCAAGTTGGTTGACGGTGCAGCCCACGCAGCATCGAGAGAAATTCTAGGCGTTGCAGGCTATCAGGCACTCGTTCAGCAAAATCCGAATGTAAAATAGAATTTGAGGTTGAGAGCTATTTCATTCCTATAGTTACAAAGTATAAAAACAAACTAATCTTTTCGAACCCAGTGACTCAGTCAGCGTGATGGAAACTGTACCGAATCATCTAATACAAAAATTAAAAGAAACATCTAAAAACCGAATGATGGTTACTTAGTCTCTTTTGAGAAAGTACCAACATTCGGTTTTTATTGTATTATTTTTTATCAAAAGACTTTTTTGATGGGTTTCCCCTTTGCTAGCTCGTTTTCTTGCTGATACTCTATAAAAAATTTAATTAGGCAATGAAACTGTAGGTAGTGAGGTTAGGACAGAAAGATGTTGATTTTTGACATTCTTTATCATTAAATCTTATAATATATTAGACATAAAAAACGAACAAGCTAGCATTCTGAAGGTTAGAAAACGAGCTTTGTTCGCTTTTTGTATTTAGAATTGGACTTTTGTCCACTCCCAAGTAATTTCTTTTTCAACAGTTCAGCAAGGTAAGGATGGGAGAAGCTGATTTTTGACGAGTATTAGTCAAAATACAATAGTTCCTTGCTGGTATCAGTAAAGACTTCAAAACCATTTGCTGTGACGTAGCCGCAGTCCTCAATGCGGACGCCGACTTTTCCAGGGATATAGATACCTGGTTCAACAGAGAAGCACATGCCTTCTTCGAGGACGAGATCATTTCCTTCCATAATCGACGGGAATTCGTGGACATCCATCCCAATTCCGTGTCCCAAGCGGTGGTTAAAATACTCACCATAGCCTGCTTTTTCAATCACTTCACGAGCTGCGCGGTCTACTTCATGGGCTGTTACACCCGGTTTGATAAAGTCGAGTGCTGCTTGTTGGGCTTCAAGCGTGAGAGCGTAAATGTCTTTTTTGAACTGGTCAGGTTGGCCAACCGCAACTGTTCTGGTCATATCGCTTGCATAGCCATTTGCCATAATCCCTAGGTCAAAGAGGAGAAGGGCATTATTTTCTATCTTGTGAGGGCCAGGGATACCATGAGGATTCGCAGCATTGTTACCTGTTAAGACCATGGTTTCAAAGCTCATTTCAAGTCCTTCGCGTTTCATCGCAAATTCAATTTCAGCGATAATATCTGTTTCTGTTTTAGCGAGTGAAATGGCCTCAAAACCTAATTGAACTGCCTTGTCAGCCCATTTTCCTGCAGTCATCATCTTTTGGATTTCATCTGCTGATTTGATTAAACGCATGCGGTTGATGATTGGAGTAAGATTGTCAAATGTTGCTTGCTCAAAGACAGTTTTTAAGCCTTGATATTTGGTCAGAATCAGATTGTCAAACTCAAGTCCAATGTGGTTGTAGTTTTTGGCTGGTAAAGCAGCTTTGATTTTTTCCCAAGGATTTTCAGAATCCACATAGCCTACAACTGGAAAGGCAACTGATTGACGAGCGCGTTCAGCATCCAAGGCTGGAACAAAGAGGAGCGGTGTACTTTCTTGGCTGATAAAGAGGAACATTTGGCGTTCATGGGGGTCGCTATAAAAACCAGTCAGATAGGAAATCGAAACAGGATCTGAAAAGACAGCCATATCTAATTCAGTACGGTGTAATTGTTTCAGAATATCATTGATTTTGCTCATAAAAATACCTTCTTTCTACTTGTTTCATTGTGTCAAAAAAGAGCAAAAAAATCAAGGATTTATTGTGAAAAAACAAAAGAGATGAGGAGGTCTGGTCAGAAGTAGGATATGAAGGGAATAAGTTCCTCTCAATGTGTGAATGGACGCACGAAAAAGAAGGATAGGGAATCGGTTGAAATCGTGCAGAAAGGAAAGCTATGGACCGTGATTTTGGGGATTCTTGCTCATTTCCAAGTATTTTCTTTGATTTCTCATCTTTTTTCAAAAAAATGTGGTCTATCTCTTGAAAGGGATTTCAAAAAGTGATACACTATAAAGAGGGTGAAAGCGTAATTTTCATAAAAAGAAAGTGAAAGGAACTGACGATTATGTTGAATACTGATGATACGGTAACCATTTACGATGTTGCTCGGGAAGCAGGCGTTTCCATGGCAACCGTTAGCCGAGTAGTAAATGGCAATAAGAATGTAAAAGAGAACACACGTAAAAAAGTATTGGAAGTGATTGATCGCTTGGATTACCGACCAAATGCCGTGGCGCGTGGGTTGGCGAGTAAGAAAACGACAACGGTTGGGGTAGTTATTCCAAATATTGCCAATGCCTATTTTGCGACCTTGGCAAAAGGGATTGATGATATTGCGGACATGTATAAATACAATATTGTCTTGGCAAACAGTGATGAAAATGATGAAAAAGAAATCAACGTGGTTAATACGCTGTTTTCAAAACAGGTGGACGGCATTATTTTCATGGGCTACCATTTGACAGATAAGATTCGTGCCGAGTTTTCTCGTTCACGGACTCCGATTGTCCTTGCAGGGACAGTTGATTTAGAACATCAGTTACCAAGTGTCAATATTGATTATGCGAAAGCAACAAAAGATTCAGTTGAATTGTTAGCGAAAAACAATGAAAAAATTGCCTTTGTGTCAGGTCCTCTAGTGGATGAAATCAATGGAAAAGTACGTTTCTCAGGCTACAAGGAAGGATTGAAAGAAAAAGGCCTAACCTTTAACGAGGGTCTAGTCTTTGAATCCAAATACAAGTACGAAGAAGGCTATGCTCTTGCAGATCGTATCTTGAATGCTGGTGCCACAGCGGCCTACGTAGCAGAAGATGAAATTGCAGCAGGCTTGCTCAATGGGATTGTCGATAAGGGAATCAAGGTACCAGAAGAGTTTGAAATTATCACAAGTGACGACTCCTTGGTGACAAAATTCACCAGTCCAAACTTAACTTCTGTTAGCCAGCCCTTGTATGATATCGGTGCAATTGCCATGCGGATGTTGACAAAGATTATGCATAAGGAAGAGTTGGATACACGTGAAGTGATTTTGAATCATGGTATTAAAGAACGCAAATCAACCAAATAATGAATGAAGCTGGGCAGAGATGTCTGGCTTTTTTT
Above is a window of Streptococcus sp. zg-86 DNA encoding:
- a CDS encoding DUF1304 domain-containing protein → MKKIGNLTCFFSSLVVLEFLYIFYLETIMTASETTSRVFAIPVEVLKTDTVQLLFQNQGVYNLMIAVVLVYTLVFSKNKVELLLVTLIYILVVALYGGWTSDISIFFKQGSVPLLATLSLAYDIAKNRKD
- a CDS encoding alpha/beta hydrolase translates to MKWWKIIGLGGVFMLVLAYVGTSFYFAKSIVKPTPMTLAEEEAWEKEHGLWNDFDQYEVEEYTVKGVDDYPLHVTLVKAADPNSKKYVIITHGFRSNRNGAAKYVEVYRSLGYHCIIYDVRGHGKNAPATVTLGNVESKDLLYLIEDSYQRYGSDSYLGLQGESMGSSISLNALQYQPKVQFVVADCGFTNLYDLIAAGYQANHVSFLMPGVSWMTKHIYGVDMKETSAIDAVANNQSIPITFIHGADDRFILPENSQQLAEKNPTPDTVKLVDGAAHAASREILGVAGYQALVQQNPNVK
- the icd gene encoding NADP-dependent isocitrate dehydrogenase, which produces MSNTIYCKQGHLVVPDNPIIPYIEGDGIGQDIWKQAQQVFDCAVEKAYQGRKKVDWLELLAGKKAYDQTGSWLPPETMTSIKQYLVAIKGPLETPVGGGIRSLNVALRQELDLYACQRPVRYFQGIESPLKHPEKTNMVVFRENTEDIYAGIEWEAQTAEVQTLIHFLQTEMKVNQIRFPASSSIGIKPISIEGSKRIIRAAIEYALANDLRRITLVHKGNIQKFTEGGFRKWGYELAQQEYGPYLQSGKLQINDIIADNFFQQALLHPEKFDVIVLTNLNGDYASDALAAQVGGIGISPGANINYETGHAIFEATHGTAPDIAGKNQANPCSLLLSGAMLFSYIGWQEVADRIQKAIETAIANQEMTADLAQACSTRALSTSQFVARLLDYL
- a CDS encoding Rrf2 family transcriptional regulator, encoding MQISSRFTIATHVLVVLALEGEQTKVTSDYLAASVGVNPVIIRNVLSQLKAANLIAVTRGKGGARVVQNLSDITLYDIYEAVDSLGKSGQLFGFHDNPNPNCNIGRTIHAVLDGRLEVAQRALEAELNQTTLADLVQDAQEKSSI
- a CDS encoding VOC family protein, which encodes MYPYHSQIYLGEVALYVEDVYRVSQFYQQILGLAVLAETDTEVLLGVGKEGLVRLLPATQGKSRTCGLYHLALLVPERKDLAAIFKRLVENRISMVGGSDHGYSEAIYLEDPEGNGIELYYDKDVMQWDIREDGRIVGVTEELAVQELYEDGAYTEPFQLARGTRMGHVHLSVRESQPASAFYRALLGLEDKFSIPTGSWLASGDYHHHLAVNEWSGKHLKPHQKGQAGLAYFTVLVESKEYLLAVYERAIHLGVSVRWLQSRLLELTDTDGIVVRVGMK
- the acnA gene encoding aconitate hydratase AcnA; the protein is MSNQSTLLFNNHVYSYYDIRQAVSAEGKELSQIPYTIRILIESLLRTYDGNDVTKNHIRNLIHYDAQSPSGEVPFKPSRVILQDFTGVPVIVDLASMREAVLAHGGNPHLINPEIPVDLVIDHSVQVDVSSCDTALEDNITLEFERNNERYEFLKWAETAFANYRAVPPATGIIHQVNLEFLSDVVIEKERLLYPDSMFGTDSHTTMINGIGVLGWGVGGIEAEAAMLGEASYFPVPEVIGVRFIGQLPTIATATDLALTITQVLRKEQVVGKFVEYFGPGLSKLSLADRATIANMAPEYGATCGYFPIDQETLNYMRLTNRDENHIALTEYYARTNHLFYNPQLEPSYTKVITIDLSTIRPSIAGPKRPQDLIDLADAKATFETSISREAGTQGFGLAPEELDKTVPVTIDGQDFSIQTGHVAIAAITSCTNTSNPYVLMAAGLLARNAVTKGLRVSPTVKTSLAPGSKVVSAYLRESGLQTYLDKLGFQVVGYGCTTCIGNSGNLRPELAQAITESDLVVSAVLSGNRNFEGRINPLVKANFLASPPLVVAYALAGNTTIDLTSQPLGFTPDHEPVYLEDIMPSRQEIETYVEQYVTRDLFEKEYQQVFSASQQWNHIPVTKSTSYQWKVQSTYIQNPPYFHQLDQELSIRPLLHLKALAKFGDSVTTDHISPAGNIARTSPAGRYLTENGVDYMDFNSYGSRRGNHEVMMRGTFANIRIKNELAQGKIGGFTSYKGDIVPIYEAAMAYQAENIGTLIIAGKDYGMGSSRDWAAKGSALLGVKAVLAESFERIHRSNLVMMGIAPLQFLEGQTADSLGLTGFESYDIHLPKEAGVHEIVDIVAYSEHGSIAFQALLRFDAAADIRYYQNGGILPMVVRKKLAASKQ
- a CDS encoding citrate synthase, encoding MTEENGLKDLIACHTRISSIKDDQLAYAGYAISELMDNHASFEETIFLLWHLHLPTAKEYQQFTEELRENYDISDAVEQCILIQSRKHLHPMSVLRSTVSLLGVYNVKAEERSAEATYEQAIQLMAKMPTIIATFARLRNGQTPIAPRKDLGFAENFLYMLTGKLPSPIEIEALNKALILHADHELNASTFAARVCASTLSDIYSCVTTAIGTLKGPLHGGANERVFDMLQEIRQQGDTKSYLQQKLDSQEKIMGFGHRVYKTQDPRESYLRQMAKELTLGTEHEIWYQLSREIEDYMKHNKGLIPNVDFYSATVYHVLGIDSSIFTLIFAMSRVAGWIAHIREQQGANKLIRPRSQYLGPEHLTYLPLERRKDVEHHLL
- a CDS encoding NAD(P)-dependent oxidoreductase, with protein sequence MKLAVIGANGQAGQAIVAEAVARGHEVTAIVRSSNQSQAQAVLQKDLFDLESADLSGFDAVVSAFGAFAPETLPQHTTSLEHVASILAGSDTRLLVVGGAGSLYLDDSLTTQLYQTPDFPEDFFPLAEAMSKGLAALRKVSKVNWTYISPAADFEVDYPKTGEYLLAGEVFTVNQAGESKMSYADYAIAMVDEIENGNHLNERISVLGK